Proteins encoded by one window of Halobaculum halobium:
- the trmB gene encoding HTH-type sugar sensing transcriptional regulator TrmB, with protein MTDDLRTTMERVGERFNLGEYEIEAYLAVLEHGELTASEIASETDIPQPRVYDTVRSLSDRGLVELRESRPMKIVAVDPDEAFGDIRSSLSEMVDELEARYTAPTRDTEAVSLVKSRSTILRYLEEVIESAEYELAVSLTPDLLRRFRGALEQRVDDGVAVELLVTPASRAPSTAEFDYDAVATETRSRRGITTPVIAVADGEYSVYATQDALRDDRDRYGVIFNRSALGFLVSGFFGTVLWSTSDVVAADGEERPFPRTYASIRRAVKDIHEVGGDFEAAITGRDVETGNEIRVEGPVIDYEYDASEQVASFTVNDPEGGRVSVGGLVAAFEDVEGQEIELRRR; from the coding sequence ATGACCGACGACCTCAGGACGACGATGGAGCGAGTGGGCGAGCGGTTCAACCTCGGGGAGTACGAGATCGAGGCGTATCTCGCGGTGTTGGAGCACGGCGAGCTCACGGCCTCGGAGATCGCCAGCGAGACGGACATCCCGCAGCCGCGTGTGTACGACACGGTCCGCAGCCTCTCGGACCGCGGGCTGGTGGAGCTGCGCGAGTCGCGCCCGATGAAGATCGTCGCCGTCGATCCCGACGAGGCGTTCGGCGACATCCGCTCGTCGCTCTCGGAGATGGTCGACGAACTGGAAGCGCGCTACACCGCCCCGACGCGGGACACCGAGGCGGTGTCGCTGGTGAAGTCGCGCTCGACGATCCTCCGCTACCTCGAGGAGGTGATCGAGTCGGCCGAGTACGAACTCGCCGTCTCACTGACCCCGGATCTGTTGCGTCGCTTCCGCGGGGCGCTGGAACAGCGCGTCGACGACGGCGTCGCCGTCGAGCTACTCGTGACGCCGGCGTCGCGGGCGCCTTCGACCGCGGAGTTCGACTACGACGCGGTCGCGACCGAGACGCGCAGCCGACGCGGCATCACGACGCCCGTCATCGCGGTCGCCGACGGCGAGTACTCGGTGTACGCGACTCAAGACGCCCTCCGAGACGACCGCGACCGCTACGGCGTCATCTTCAATCGATCGGCGCTCGGCTTCCTCGTGAGCGGCTTCTTCGGCACCGTCCTGTGGTCCACGTCCGATGTCGTCGCGGCGGACGGCGAAGAGCGGCCGTTCCCCCGCACCTACGCGTCCATCCGCCGGGCAGTGAAGGACATCCACGAGGTCGGCGGCGACTTCGAGGCGGCTATCACCGGTCGAGACGTGGAGACCGGAAACGAGATCCGCGTCGAAGGGCCCGTCATCGACTACGAGTACGACGCCTCCGAGCAGGTCGCTTCGTTCACGGTGAACGACCCCGAGGGCGGTCGTGTGAGCGTCGGCGGCCTCGTCGCAGCCTTCGAGGACGTCGAGGGCCAAGAAATCGAACTGCGGCGCCGGTGA
- a CDS encoding M42 family metallopeptidase, which yields MDGFDLLAELTQSHGAVGYEREPRDVVTRALDRHVDRVRTDAMGNVVGTVDGAEDAPELLIAAHMDEIGFMVRHVDDEGFVRVSPLGGWNPEILRSARVRVHAADGDDPLDGVIGAIPAHVRDTESEQAVEDVAIDLGLDAETARARVAVGDVVTMRAPTERIGECVSGKALDDRAGVWAVLRAAARADPDATVHYVATTQEEVGLRGAEGVAVDVAPDVAIAVDGTLERAVPGVDAAERVTTLGDGVAIKRKDATVVPTPAVVRRLEALAGERGVPFQREVAANIGTDTGALQTAAGSTPVGAVSIPVRYHHSTVETAHVDDLAATVDLLVAAAEAGPTGLASR from the coding sequence ATGGACGGATTCGACCTCCTCGCGGAGCTCACCCAGTCGCACGGCGCCGTCGGGTACGAGCGGGAACCCCGAGACGTCGTCACGCGAGCGCTCGACCGCCACGTCGACCGCGTGCGGACCGACGCCATGGGTAACGTCGTCGGCACCGTCGATGGCGCCGAGGACGCGCCGGAACTCCTGATCGCCGCACACATGGACGAGATCGGGTTCATGGTCCGCCACGTCGACGACGAGGGCTTCGTCCGCGTCAGCCCCCTCGGCGGGTGGAACCCGGAGATCCTCCGCTCCGCCCGCGTGCGCGTCCACGCCGCCGACGGCGACGATCCGCTCGACGGCGTCATCGGCGCGATTCCGGCCCACGTCCGCGACACCGAGTCCGAACAGGCCGTTGAGGACGTCGCGATAGACCTCGGCCTCGACGCCGAGACGGCGCGAGCGCGCGTCGCCGTCGGCGACGTGGTGACGATGCGCGCGCCCACGGAGCGAATCGGCGAGTGCGTGAGCGGGAAGGCGCTCGACGACCGCGCGGGCGTCTGGGCCGTGCTTCGGGCGGCCGCGCGCGCCGATCCCGACGCGACGGTCCACTACGTCGCGACCACGCAGGAGGAAGTGGGCCTCCGCGGCGCCGAGGGCGTCGCCGTCGACGTCGCGCCCGATGTCGCGATCGCGGTCGACGGGACGCTCGAGCGCGCAGTCCCCGGCGTCGACGCCGCCGAGCGCGTGACGACGCTCGGCGACGGCGTCGCGATCAAGCGCAAGGACGCGACCGTGGTGCCGACGCCGGCGGTCGTCCGGCGACTCGAAGCGCTCGCTGGCGAGCGGGGCGTACCCTTCCAACGCGAGGTCGCCGCGAACATCGGCACCGACACCGGTGCGCTCCAGACCGCCGCGGGGTCGACGCCCGTCGGCGCCGTCTCGATCCCGGTCCGGTACCACCACTCGACCGTCGAGACGGCACACGTCGACGACCTCGCGGCGACGGTCGACCTGCTCGTCGCGGCCGCCGAGGCGGGACCGACGGGCCTCGCGAGCCGGTGA
- a CDS encoding proteasome assembly chaperone family protein, with protein MNSSAEHTTFHVATEREPASTVIAGFSQFGLAGLTAVDFLVDHLELEQTGHLRADGLPTITPFENGRPRYPTRLFSRDDLDVTILVGELLVPNSLAEPFSRAILDWTERASVDEIAVLSGAPFPHGPAEHNAFYIASDDYRAVHFPDDDPDTPPADVREGEPVDADATTTATTADTDHHGETVDAASTGGIRPMANGFLDGTNAALMARSMESDLRGCVYVTPVHAQIPDVDAAVRLVGAVEETYGLGVDTGPLEAFAHQVAEHYQTLADRLKEHAEEEQPSDRMYM; from the coding sequence ATGAACAGTTCAGCCGAGCACACGACGTTCCACGTCGCGACCGAGCGCGAACCCGCAAGCACCGTCATCGCGGGCTTCTCACAGTTCGGGCTCGCGGGCTTGACCGCCGTAGATTTCCTCGTTGACCACCTCGAACTCGAACAGACGGGTCACTTACGGGCCGACGGGCTGCCCACGATCACGCCGTTCGAAAACGGGCGACCGCGGTATCCGACGCGACTGTTCTCGCGCGACGACCTCGACGTGACGATCCTCGTTGGCGAGCTGTTGGTCCCCAACTCGCTTGCGGAACCGTTCTCGCGGGCGATCCTCGACTGGACCGAGCGCGCGAGCGTCGACGAGATCGCCGTTCTGTCAGGGGCGCCGTTTCCGCACGGCCCGGCCGAACACAACGCGTTCTACATCGCCAGCGACGACTACCGGGCAGTACACTTCCCCGACGACGACCCCGACACGCCGCCAGCGGACGTCCGCGAAGGCGAGCCAGTCGACGCCGACGCGACGACTACAGCAACCACCGCCGACACGGACCACCACGGGGAGACTGTCGACGCTGCGTCCACAGGCGGTATTCGACCGATGGCGAACGGATTTCTCGACGGGACGAACGCCGCGTTGATGGCTCGGTCGATGGAGTCGGACCTCCGCGGGTGCGTGTACGTCACGCCCGTCCACGCTCAGATCCCGGACGTCGACGCGGCGGTCCGGCTCGTTGGAGCGGTCGAGGAAACGTACGGGCTCGGCGTTGACACCGGGCCACTCGAGGCGTTCGCACACCAGGTGGCCGAGCACTACCAGACCCTCGCCGACCGGCTCAAGGAACACGCTGAGGAGGAACAACCCTCCGACCGGATGTACATGTAG
- a CDS encoding DUF7537 family lipoprotein produces the protein MGAGTRRSLWIAAALALLVALAGCTAGGAPYEGAPTAEEVEAGHEDALRDAGSYTYTQTVSVNGSFVDLTSNVTAAVETDPETYLVTQETGDGSVSVYHPSDDRPYVRTQAGNTIRYERADNESIPGADAFATPTLTELSSGFNFSANGTAQVDGEETYVYEANLTTLNESAVGPIGETLAEADSTEATIQVYVRADGLVKRVSYELVVEGFGDPTRLTLTSTYEDVGSTTVDEPSWLSEAESATN, from the coding sequence ATGGGAGCAGGCACACGACGGTCCCTCTGGATAGCTGCGGCACTGGCCCTCCTCGTCGCGCTCGCCGGCTGTACCGCCGGCGGAGCCCCGTACGAGGGCGCACCGACCGCCGAGGAAGTCGAGGCCGGCCACGAGGATGCGCTTCGTGACGCGGGGAGCTACACCTACACGCAGACCGTGTCGGTGAACGGGAGCTTCGTCGACCTCACGAGCAACGTGACAGCCGCAGTCGAAACCGACCCCGAGACGTACCTGGTGACACAGGAGACCGGCGACGGGAGCGTCTCGGTGTATCACCCGAGCGACGACCGGCCGTACGTCCGCACGCAGGCGGGGAACACGATCCGGTACGAGCGCGCGGACAACGAGTCCATTCCGGGCGCCGACGCGTTCGCGACGCCGACGTTGACCGAGCTCTCGTCGGGGTTCAACTTCTCGGCGAACGGCACCGCGCAGGTGGACGGCGAGGAGACGTACGTGTACGAGGCGAACCTCACGACGCTGAACGAGTCGGCGGTCGGACCGATCGGCGAGACGCTGGCCGAGGCCGACTCCACCGAGGCGACCATCCAAGTGTACGTCCGCGCCGACGGATTGGTCAAGCGCGTCAGCTACGAACTCGTCGTCGAGGGGTTCGGTGACCCGACGCGGCTCACGCTGACGAGTACCTACGAGGACGTGGGATCAACCACCGTCGACGAGCCGTCGTGGCTGTCGGAGGCGGAGTCGGCGACGAACTGA
- a CDS encoding M20/M25/M40 family metallo-hydrolase codes for MDSSRRAFLDDLLTTPSPSGFETDGQRVWVDYVRQFADDVWTDAYGNAVAVHEGSGDGPRIAFTGHADEIGFMVRRITDDGFLRLTRVGGSDRTVSKGQHVTVHADGGPVQGVIGQTAIHLRDRADDEIEDVAEQFVDVGAADEAAARELVEVGDPVTFSSTVHELTGDRLSARGMDNRVGTWAVAEGLRRAVEADVDATVYAVSTVQEEIGLNGAEMIGFDLDPDVAVAADVTHATDNPDVNDEYRGPVELGAGPVVARGSANHPRVVELARAAADADEITYQLQASGIRTGTDADAFFTSRGGIPSLNVGIPNRYMHTPVEVIDTADLVAVADLFGAMAARAPAYSPFAVDI; via the coding sequence ATGGATTCCAGCCGCCGGGCGTTCCTCGACGACCTTCTCACTACCCCGTCCCCCTCGGGGTTCGAAACCGACGGCCAGCGCGTCTGGGTCGACTACGTCCGGCAGTTCGCCGACGACGTGTGGACCGACGCCTACGGCAACGCGGTCGCCGTCCACGAGGGGAGCGGTGACGGCCCGCGGATCGCCTTCACCGGCCACGCCGACGAGATCGGATTCATGGTGCGGCGGATAACCGATGACGGGTTCCTCAGACTCACCCGCGTTGGTGGGTCCGACCGGACCGTCTCGAAGGGGCAACACGTCACGGTCCACGCCGACGGGGGTCCCGTGCAGGGCGTGATCGGCCAGACCGCGATCCACCTCCGCGACCGCGCGGACGACGAGATCGAGGACGTGGCCGAGCAGTTCGTCGACGTCGGCGCAGCCGACGAGGCGGCGGCCCGGGAACTGGTCGAGGTCGGGGACCCGGTGACGTTCTCCTCGACGGTCCACGAACTCACCGGCGACCGGCTCTCGGCGCGCGGGATGGACAACCGAGTAGGCACGTGGGCCGTCGCCGAGGGGCTCCGTCGGGCGGTCGAGGCGGACGTCGACGCGACGGTGTACGCCGTCTCGACCGTCCAAGAGGAGATCGGGCTCAACGGCGCGGAGATGATCGGCTTCGACCTCGACCCCGACGTGGCGGTCGCCGCCGACGTGACCCACGCGACAGACAACCCGGACGTGAACGACGAGTACCGAGGGCCGGTCGAACTCGGCGCCGGACCGGTCGTCGCCCGCGGCTCCGCGAACCACCCCCGCGTGGTCGAGTTGGCGCGGGCGGCCGCCGACGCCGACGAGATCACCTACCAACTACAGGCGTCGGGCATCCGAACCGGGACGGACGCAGACGCGTTCTTCACCAGCCGCGGGGGGATCCCCTCGCTGAACGTCGGCATCCCGAACCGCTACATGCACACGCCCGTCGAGGTGATCGACACCGCGGATCTCGTCGCCGTCGCGGACCTCTTCGGCGCGATGGCGGCCCGCGCACCCGCGTACTCGCCGTTCGCGGTCGATATCTGA
- a CDS encoding HD domain-containing protein yields the protein MTTIKDSVHDHISVDGVAADLLDTGPVQRLRRVAQLGTVKLVYPSANHTRFEHSLGVYHLADRALDSLGVGGVEAERVRAAALLHDVGHAPFSHNVEELLHRHTGLYHDDVTDLLVDTEVGDVLREYDLDPERVAGLIAGEGQYGQLVSGELDVDRMDYLVRDAHHTGVPYGTIDHERLVRELTFADGDLVLDEGNVQTAESLLMARALMTPTVYAHPVARISKAMLRRATERLLATPDISAERVRRMDDYDLISALRMTPETDAFAERYDRRDLFKRAVWAEYDDTPASLRDADHGTIRELEADIAERAAVDPSAVVLDVPSAPAMTESTSEVLVGGEVRRLGDHSPLVTALRTAQEQQWRMGVYTVADATDRVGKATVDVLGLDIEGTLVSDVRRRVHVTLDEFESDATGAGE from the coding sequence ATGACGACGATCAAAGACTCCGTCCACGACCACATCTCCGTGGACGGCGTCGCCGCGGATCTCCTAGACACGGGGCCCGTCCAGCGGCTCCGACGGGTCGCCCAACTCGGGACGGTGAAGCTGGTGTATCCCTCGGCGAATCACACCCGCTTCGAGCACTCGCTGGGCGTGTATCACCTCGCCGACCGCGCGCTCGACTCGCTGGGCGTCGGGGGCGTCGAGGCCGAGCGCGTCCGCGCCGCCGCCCTCCTCCACGACGTCGGTCACGCGCCGTTCTCCCACAACGTCGAGGAGCTGCTTCACCGCCACACGGGCCTGTATCACGACGACGTGACGGACCTGCTCGTCGACACCGAGGTCGGCGACGTGCTCCGCGAGTACGACCTCGACCCCGAACGCGTGGCCGGACTCATCGCCGGCGAGGGACAGTACGGACAGCTCGTCTCGGGGGAGTTGGACGTGGACCGGATGGACTACCTCGTGCGCGACGCCCACCACACCGGCGTCCCCTACGGCACTATCGACCACGAGCGCCTCGTCCGCGAACTGACGTTCGCCGACGGCGACCTCGTGCTCGACGAGGGGAACGTCCAGACCGCCGAGTCGCTGTTGATGGCGCGCGCGCTGATGACGCCGACGGTGTACGCTCACCCGGTCGCCCGGATCTCCAAGGCGATGCTCCGGCGCGCCACCGAGCGCCTGCTGGCGACCCCGGACATCTCCGCCGAGCGCGTCCGCCGGATGGACGACTACGACCTGATCAGCGCCCTGCGGATGACACCCGAGACGGACGCGTTCGCGGAACGCTACGACCGCCGCGACCTGTTCAAGCGCGCCGTGTGGGCCGAGTACGACGACACGCCGGCGTCGCTTCGAGACGCCGACCACGGGACGATCCGGGAGCTCGAGGCCGACATCGCCGAGCGCGCAGCCGTCGATCCGTCTGCGGTCGTGCTCGACGTGCCGTCGGCGCCGGCGATGACGGAGTCGACTTCCGAAGTGCTCGTCGGCGGCGAGGTCCGACGGTTGGGCGACCACTCGCCGCTCGTGACCGCCCTGCGGACCGCTCAAGAGCAGCAGTGGCGCATGGGCGTGTACACCGTCGCCGACGCGACTGACCGCGTCGGGAAGGCGACCGTCGACGTGCTCGGTCTGGACATCGAGGGAACGCTCGTGTCGGACGTGCGCCGGCGCGTCCACGTGACGCTGGACGAGTTCGAGTCGGACGCCACGGGGGCAGGCGAATGA
- a CDS encoding inositol monophosphatase family protein encodes MTANDSHGAGERVAVAEAAARAGSEVAGGRFRDGIDVEHKDGKTDVVTEADRASQRAVIERIRETFPDDAIVGEEEDELKTVPDSGAAWVIDPIDGTNNYVRDIRAFATAVAAVVDGEPVAAANALPAMDDVYVADADATYRNGARVTVSDRTDPETAAATPTVWWDFDARDEYARACAEIVERFGDMRRFGSAQVTLAMVAEGALDATITNVDCNPWDTVAGVHMVRVAGGTVTDLDGDPWRHDSVGLVASNGGVHDEALAAARAVRSAGEE; translated from the coding sequence ATGACAGCGAACGATTCGCACGGCGCGGGCGAACGGGTGGCGGTCGCCGAGGCTGCCGCGCGGGCCGGGTCCGAGGTCGCGGGCGGGCGGTTCCGCGACGGGATCGACGTAGAGCACAAGGACGGGAAGACGGACGTGGTGACGGAAGCCGACCGGGCGAGCCAACGGGCCGTCATCGAGCGGATCCGGGAGACGTTCCCCGACGACGCGATCGTCGGCGAGGAGGAGGACGAGCTGAAGACGGTGCCCGATAGCGGCGCCGCGTGGGTTATCGACCCGATCGACGGGACGAACAACTACGTCCGCGACATCCGGGCGTTCGCGACGGCGGTCGCGGCGGTCGTCGACGGCGAGCCCGTCGCGGCCGCGAACGCGCTGCCCGCGATGGACGACGTGTACGTCGCCGACGCCGACGCCACGTACCGAAACGGAGCGCGGGTGACCGTCAGCGACCGCACGGACCCGGAGACGGCGGCGGCGACGCCGACAGTCTGGTGGGACTTCGACGCCCGCGACGAGTACGCCCGCGCGTGCGCCGAGATCGTGGAACGCTTCGGCGACATGCGACGGTTCGGTTCCGCGCAGGTGACGCTCGCGATGGTCGCCGAGGGCGCGCTCGACGCGACGATCACGAACGTCGACTGTAACCCGTGGGACACGGTCGCCGGCGTCCACATGGTTCGCGTCGCCGGCGGGACGGTGACGGATCTCGACGGCGACCCGTGGCGCCACGACTCGGTCGGCCTGGTCGCCTCGAACGGCGGCGTGCACGACGAGGCGCTCGCGGCGGCGCGAGCGGTTCGGTCTGCCGGCGAGGAGTAG
- a CDS encoding HD domain-containing protein: MKAIKDSVHGYITLDPVAQDLLDTRALQRLRHIKQLSTVRLVYPSASHTRFEHSLGVYHLADRALEHLGVDDDRARHLRAAALLHDVGHGPYGHQTEEVIRRRTGVDHDEIGDLLGDTDAGDVLREHGISVDRVAAIVRGEGELGQLVSGELDVDRMDYLVRDAHHTGVPYGTIDHERLVRELTYQDGSLVLAEGNVQTAESLLLARALMDATVYRHHVSRVAGAMLERASERLLEVDAGIDAQQFSRMADHDLLVALREHVPALGERIEYRDLYKRAIWADLSATPADVVDLDRVGERTAAREIAAHAGVDEREVIVDVPGRPTFTEAGSRVVVDGVPQRLEDASELVSGLRAAQRAGWRMGVYAPAEHTEAVAAAAADVLGVRAGPIRD; the protein is encoded by the coding sequence ATGAAGGCGATCAAGGACAGCGTCCACGGCTACATCACCCTGGACCCCGTCGCGCAGGATCTCCTCGACACGCGCGCCCTCCAGCGCCTGCGTCACATCAAGCAGCTCTCGACCGTCCGGCTCGTCTACCCCTCCGCCTCCCACACCCGGTTCGAGCACTCGCTGGGCGTGTATCACCTGGCCGACAGGGCGCTCGAACACCTCGGCGTCGACGACGACCGGGCCCGACATCTCCGCGCCGCGGCGCTCTTGCACGACGTGGGGCACGGCCCGTACGGTCACCAAACCGAGGAGGTGATCCGCCGCCGTACCGGCGTCGACCACGACGAGATCGGCGACCTCCTCGGCGACACCGACGCCGGCGACGTGCTCCGCGAGCACGGCATCTCGGTCGACCGCGTCGCCGCGATCGTCCGCGGCGAGGGCGAGTTGGGACAGCTCGTCTCGGGGGAATTAGACGTGGACCGGATGGACTACCTCGTGCGCGACGCCCACCACACCGGCGTCCCCTACGGCACCATCGACCACGAGCGCCTCGTCCGCGAACTCACGTATCAAGACGGTTCGCTCGTGCTCGCCGAGGGGAACGTCCAGACCGCCGAGTCGCTCCTGCTCGCCAGAGCCCTCATGGACGCGACCGTCTATCGGCACCACGTCTCCCGCGTCGCGGGCGCGATGCTGGAGCGGGCCTCGGAGCGACTGCTCGAAGTCGACGCCGGCATCGACGCGCAGCAATTCAGTCGGATGGCCGACCACGACCTGCTCGTCGCGCTGCGCGAGCACGTGCCGGCGCTCGGGGAACGGATCGAGTACCGCGACCTCTACAAGCGCGCGATCTGGGCGGACCTGTCGGCGACGCCAGCGGACGTGGTCGACCTCGACCGCGTCGGCGAGCGCACGGCAGCACGCGAGATCGCTGCCCACGCCGGCGTCGACGAGCGCGAGGTGATCGTCGACGTGCCCGGCCGACCCACGTTCACCGAGGCCGGCAGCCGCGTCGTCGTCGACGGCGTCCCCCAACGCCTGGAGGACGCCTCGGAACTCGTTTCGGGGCTGCGGGCGGCCCAGCGCGCGGGCTGGCGGATGGGCGTGTACGCGCCCGCCGAGCACACCGAGGCCGTCGCCGCGGCCGCAGCAGACGTACTCGGCGTGCGCGCGGGGCCGATCCGGGACTAA
- a CDS encoding succinylglutamate desuccinylase/aspartoacylase domain-containing protein: MQVHQLGDGVPEVAVVAGIHGDEPCGPRAVDRLIAADPDVERPVRLIVANEEALEAGVRYTEEDLNRAFPGDPNGDTHESQLAHHLMAELEGCTVLALHSTQSTAEPFAVAETTDEITRAIVPHLDVSTLLETEGLAEGRLIQHPHTIEVECGLQGTDAAAENGYRLIRAFLAATGALPADPTAETEPAVDGGTPAAGRCPDRGATVKVFKLLDPVPKPAADEYEVFVENFSEVAVGERFAAADGEVFTADESFYPALMSPYGYEDLFGYAADRVGSLGDRLA, from the coding sequence ATGCAAGTTCACCAGCTCGGAGACGGCGTTCCCGAGGTGGCCGTCGTCGCCGGGATCCACGGCGACGAGCCGTGCGGGCCGCGCGCGGTCGACCGGCTGATCGCGGCGGACCCCGACGTGGAGCGCCCGGTGAGGCTGATCGTCGCCAACGAGGAGGCGCTCGAGGCGGGCGTCCGCTACACCGAGGAGGACCTGAACCGCGCGTTCCCCGGTGACCCGAACGGCGACACCCACGAGTCGCAGCTCGCGCACCACCTCATGGCCGAACTCGAGGGCTGTACGGTGCTCGCGCTCCACTCGACACAGTCGACCGCAGAGCCGTTCGCCGTCGCCGAGACGACCGACGAGATCACCCGCGCCATCGTTCCGCACCTCGACGTATCAACGCTCTTGGAGACCGAAGGACTCGCCGAGGGGCGCCTCATCCAGCACCCGCACACCATCGAAGTCGAGTGCGGACTCCAGGGAACCGATGCGGCGGCGGAGAACGGGTACCGACTCATCCGTGCGTTCCTCGCCGCGACAGGCGCGCTCCCGGCAGATCCGACCGCGGAGACTGAGCCAGCCGTCGACGGGGGCACGCCCGCCGCCGGGCGATGCCCCGATCGGGGCGCGACCGTCAAGGTGTTCAAGCTCCTCGATCCGGTGCCCAAGCCCGCGGCCGACGAGTACGAAGTCTTCGTCGAGAACTTCTCCGAGGTGGCCGTCGGCGAGCGCTTCGCCGCCGCCGACGGCGAGGTGTTCACTGCCGACGAGTCGTTCTACCCGGCGTTGATGTCCCCGTACGGCTACGAGGACCTGTTCGGGTACGCGGCCGACCGCGTCGGTTCCCTCGGCGACCGACTGGCGTAG
- a CDS encoding Lrp/AsnC family transcriptional regulator → MELDDTDREILRILQEDARTPFSEVARRIDMSSATVHDRVSRMEEAGVLTGYRAEVDPKALGYGVSAFVGLRVRQGHEEEALETLRAVEGVREVHLTTGEYDVMMRVYAESTDDLRDLMFGQIATMDGFDRSQTMVILGTDYEESGVPI, encoded by the coding sequence ATGGAACTCGACGACACCGACCGCGAGATCCTCCGGATCCTCCAGGAGGACGCGCGGACGCCCTTCAGCGAGGTCGCGCGCCGCATCGACATGTCGAGCGCGACGGTCCACGACCGCGTCTCGCGCATGGAGGAGGCAGGCGTCCTGACGGGGTACCGTGCGGAGGTCGACCCCAAGGCGCTCGGCTACGGCGTCTCCGCGTTCGTCGGCCTCCGGGTGCGACAGGGACACGAGGAGGAGGCGCTCGAGACGCTGCGAGCGGTCGAGGGCGTGCGCGAGGTTCACCTCACGACCGGCGAGTACGACGTGATGATGCGCGTGTACGCCGAGTCGACCGACGACCTGCGCGACCTGATGTTCGGCCAGATCGCGACGATGGACGGGTTCGACCGCTCGCAGACGATGGTGATCCTCGGGACGGACTACGAGGAGTCGGGCGTCCCGATCTGA
- a CDS encoding DUF309 domain-containing protein: MDDHTRDLSVAPPLGDPTGWRADERVWEHATLRRATEHGVRLFNAGDYHESHDCFEDEWYNYGGGSVESAFLHGMVQVAAGAYKHVDFEDDGGMRSLFETALQYLHGVPGDFYGVDVGDVRETLRLALDDAAVLDGWRIELDGQRVTAYDADYEYVESLDH, encoded by the coding sequence ATGGACGACCACACGCGCGATCTGAGCGTCGCGCCGCCGCTGGGCGACCCCACAGGGTGGCGCGCCGACGAGCGCGTCTGGGAGCACGCGACCCTCCGCCGTGCGACAGAGCACGGCGTCAGGCTGTTCAACGCGGGCGACTACCACGAATCGCACGACTGCTTCGAGGACGAGTGGTACAACTACGGCGGCGGCTCCGTCGAGAGCGCGTTCCTCCACGGGATGGTGCAGGTCGCGGCCGGCGCGTACAAACACGTCGACTTCGAGGACGACGGAGGCATGCGCAGCCTCTTCGAGACCGCGCTGCAGTACCTCCACGGCGTCCCGGGCGACTTCTACGGCGTCGACGTCGGCGACGTGCGCGAGACGCTCCGGCTCGCGCTCGACGACGCCGCCGTACTGGACGGCTGGCGGATCGAACTCGACGGCCAGCGGGTCACCGCCTACGACGCCGACTACGAGTACGTCGAGTCGCTCGATCACTGA